A single Candidatus Limnocylindrales bacterium DNA region contains:
- a CDS encoding YggS family pyridoxal phosphate-dependent enzyme, which translates to MSFGSLTANWTEVRARVQAAARRSGRTADEVRVIAVTKTLPAEAVVAAALAGATDIGENYVQEAMAKQQAVADALGAGGTELRWHMIGRLQSNKAARAARAFAFIHGVDSLSVVRAVSRAAGEGAPVADLLLQIKLGGAAVRGGIDPSDAETFLRQAAACPGVRFVGVMGVADPARPAQPQFARLRELAQRLRALQWQHAPMTEISAGMSGDFEDAVAEGATMVRIGTALFGAR; encoded by the coding sequence GTGAGCTTCGGTTCCCTTACGGCGAATTGGACCGAGGTGCGCGCGCGCGTGCAGGCCGCTGCACGGCGCAGCGGCCGCACCGCCGACGAGGTGCGCGTGATCGCGGTGACCAAGACGCTGCCGGCCGAAGCGGTGGTGGCCGCCGCGCTCGCGGGCGCGACCGACATCGGCGAGAACTACGTCCAGGAGGCCATGGCCAAGCAGCAGGCCGTGGCGGACGCCTTGGGGGCCGGCGGCACGGAACTGCGCTGGCACATGATCGGCCGCCTGCAATCGAACAAGGCCGCGCGTGCCGCGCGTGCATTCGCGTTCATTCACGGGGTCGACTCGCTAAGCGTGGTGCGTGCGGTCTCGCGAGCGGCCGGCGAGGGAGCGCCGGTGGCCGACCTGCTTCTGCAGATCAAGCTCGGCGGTGCGGCGGTGCGCGGCGGGATCGATCCTTCCGATGCGGAGACGTTCCTGCGCCAGGCCGCCGCCTGTCCGGGCGTGCGATTCGTCGGCGTCATGGGAGTGGCCGACCCGGCGCGGCCGGCGCAGCCGCAGTTCGCGCGGTTGCGCGAACTTGCGCAGCGCCTTCGTGCGCTGCAATGGCAGCATGCGCCGATGACCGAGATATCGGCGGGCATGAGCGGCGACTTCGAAGACGCCGTCGCCGAGGGCGCGACGATGGTGCGGATCGGCACGGCGCTGTTCGGCGCTCGATGA
- the proC gene encoding pyrroline-5-carboxylate reductase, with the protein MADTIGFIGGGNMAEALVRGLLAAGHEAPAMMISEPVAQRRSFMRKRYGVPVTEDNAEVVAASNVVVLAVKPQILPQVLEALAPAAERTKLFVSIAAGFPLGRLQKALGKETRIVRVMPNTPCLVGKGASVLCAGPSAKASDVAKVRRLFAAVGEAHVVEDEKAMHAVTALSGSGPAYVYRFAEAMMMAGQKAGLSASLARSLTLATIAGAAEMMVQTRQDPADLRKAVSSPGGTTLAGLAVLEEADLPGTVAAAVRAAAKRSVELARS; encoded by the coding sequence ATGGCGGACACGATCGGTTTCATCGGCGGCGGCAACATGGCCGAGGCGCTGGTACGCGGGCTGCTGGCAGCCGGGCACGAAGCGCCGGCGATGATGATCTCGGAGCCGGTGGCGCAGCGGCGCTCGTTCATGCGCAAGCGCTACGGCGTGCCGGTGACGGAGGACAATGCGGAGGTGGTGGCGGCCAGCAACGTGGTCGTGCTGGCGGTCAAGCCGCAGATCCTGCCGCAGGTTCTGGAAGCGCTGGCGCCGGCGGCGGAGCGCACGAAGCTGTTCGTTTCGATCGCCGCAGGATTTCCGCTCGGCCGCCTGCAGAAGGCGCTCGGGAAGGAGACGCGCATCGTTCGCGTCATGCCGAACACGCCGTGCCTGGTCGGCAAGGGCGCCTCGGTCTTGTGTGCAGGACCGTCGGCAAAGGCGTCCGACGTGGCCAAGGTGCGTCGATTGTTCGCGGCGGTCGGTGAAGCGCACGTCGTCGAAGACGAGAAGGCGATGCACGCAGTGACGGCGCTGAGCGGCTCGGGCCCCGCCTACGTCTACCGTTTTGCCGAGGCGATGATGATGGCGGGTCAGAAGGCCGGCCTGTCGGCCTCGCTCGCGCGCTCGCTGACGCTGGCCACCATTGCCGGCGCCGCCGAGATGATGGTCCAGACCCGGCAGGACCCGGCTGATCTGCGAAAGGCTGTGTCGAGCCCGGGCGGGACGACGCTGGCAGGGCTTGCGGTTCTGGAAGAGGCGGACCTGCCCGGCACGGTGGCGGCGGCGGTTCGTGCGGCCGCGAAGCGGTCGGTGGAGTTGGCGAGGTCGTGA
- a CDS encoding zinc ribbon domain-containing protein: MPIYEYACPKCGEFEFTQSIKDSPLARCPKCRSKVTKLISSAAFQLKGGGWYSDGYQKKSGNGSATAESSPSSDGGSKTESAAPAKAAAAAD; this comes from the coding sequence ATGCCCATCTACGAGTACGCTTGTCCCAAGTGCGGCGAGTTCGAGTTCACCCAGTCCATCAAGGACTCTCCACTTGCGCGCTGCCCCAAGTGCCGCTCCAAGGTCACCAAGCTCATCAGCTCAGCCGCCTTTCAGCTGAAGGGCGGTGGCTGGTACTCCGATGGGTATCAGAAGAAGAGCGGCAACGGCTCTGCAACGGCAGAAAGTAGCCCTTCCAGTGATGGCGGCTCGAAAACCGAATCCGCCGCTCCGGCCAAGGCTGCTGCCGCGGCCGACTGA